A single region of the Thermoanaerobacterium aotearoense genome encodes:
- the spo0A gene encoding sporulation transcription factor Spo0A — protein sequence MLKKIKLGICDDNKEFVGIMVDYLSSKENIEIVGVANDGNQAVKLIQDNDLDLLILDIIMPYLDGIGVLEKVNELKKKRPKIIILSAVGQEKITQRAISLGADYYILKPFDLELLSKRITEIMEYQPDVVSKAVMPIIGDKKSVDLETLITQVIHDVGIPAHIKGYLYLRDAITLVISNIEYLNSVTKLLYPKIAEKYETTPSRVERAIRHAIEVAWSRGKVDVLNDLFGYTINDEKGKPTNSEFIALIADKLRLSLKAN from the coding sequence TTGTTAAAGAAAATTAAATTAGGAATTTGTGATGATAATAAGGAATTTGTCGGTATAATGGTTGACTACCTGTCATCAAAAGAAAATATCGAAATTGTAGGTGTTGCAAATGATGGCAATCAAGCAGTAAAACTTATTCAAGATAATGATTTAGATCTTTTAATCTTGGATATCATAATGCCGTATTTAGATGGCATTGGAGTCTTAGAAAAAGTCAATGAACTAAAGAAAAAGAGACCTAAAATAATCATTTTATCGGCGGTAGGTCAGGAAAAAATTACACAAAGAGCAATAAGTCTTGGTGCAGATTATTACATCTTAAAACCGTTTGATTTAGAATTGCTTTCTAAAAGAATAACAGAGATAATGGAGTATCAGCCTGATGTGGTGTCAAAGGCTGTCATGCCTATAATTGGAGACAAAAAATCTGTCGACTTAGAAACTCTTATAACACAGGTTATCCATGATGTGGGAATACCTGCACACATAAAAGGTTATCTGTATTTAAGAGATGCCATAACGTTAGTAATAAGTAATATTGAATATTTAAATTCTGTAACGAAGCTTTTGTATCCCAAGATAGCTGAAAAATATGAGACTACGCCCAGTAGAGTAGAAAGGGCTATAAGACATGCGATTGAAGTTGCATGGAGCAGAGGTAAAGTCGATGTTTTAAATGATCTATTTGGCTATACAATTAACGATGAAAAGGGGAAACCGACCAATTCAGAGTTTATCGCGCTTATTGCTGACAAATTAAGATTGAGTTTAAAGGCAAACTGA
- the steA gene encoding putative cytokinetic ring protein SteA, translating to MQITGTVKMDKRTKNLAKRIGPGEIAVIDHVDIDEIGAESLIEKKILAVINANKSISGRYPNLGPSIIDKAGIPIIDEVGEDIFDLLKENDKITIIDNEIYKDGKLIKRGKLLTHDVINYKMEECKENLEVELDKFIENTLEYAKKEKSFILGDIEIPDVKTKFKDRQALVVVRGKDYKEDLYTIRQYITDVKPILIGVDGGADAILEFGLTPDIIIGDMDSVSDKALKKAKEIVVHAYPNGKSPGLERVKSLGLDAHIFKAPGTSEDIAMLLAYEKGADLIVAVGTHSSMIDFLEKGRKGMSSTFLVRLKIGSKLIDAKGVNKLYRENFRLSYVFSIIFAAMVPLSVIAYFSPPMQQLLKLLQLRIRLLIGF from the coding sequence ATGCAAATTACCGGCACAGTTAAAATGGACAAAAGAACAAAAAATCTGGCAAAGCGCATAGGTCCTGGAGAAATCGCTGTAATAGATCATGTTGACATCGACGAAATTGGCGCTGAATCTTTGATAGAAAAGAAGATTTTGGCTGTTATAAATGCCAATAAATCGATAAGCGGCAGATATCCTAATTTAGGCCCTTCTATTATAGATAAGGCTGGTATTCCTATTATAGATGAAGTTGGCGAAGATATATTTGATCTGCTAAAAGAGAATGATAAGATTACTATAATCGACAATGAAATATATAAAGATGGCAAATTGATAAAAAGAGGAAAATTGCTTACACATGATGTCATTAATTACAAAATGGAAGAGTGCAAGGAAAATCTCGAAGTCGAATTGGATAAGTTCATTGAGAATACACTTGAATATGCTAAAAAAGAAAAATCGTTTATTTTAGGTGATATTGAAATACCAGACGTAAAGACAAAATTTAAAGATAGACAAGCGCTGGTTGTTGTAAGGGGAAAAGACTATAAGGAAGACTTATATACTATTAGGCAGTATATAACAGATGTAAAACCCATATTGATAGGAGTAGATGGTGGTGCAGATGCAATACTGGAATTTGGCTTGACTCCTGATATCATAATTGGAGACATGGATAGTGTAAGCGATAAAGCTTTGAAAAAAGCAAAGGAGATAGTAGTTCATGCCTATCCAAATGGCAAGTCTCCTGGGTTAGAAAGAGTTAAATCATTAGGACTTGATGCACATATATTTAAAGCGCCAGGAACAAGTGAAGATATTGCTATGCTTTTAGCATATGAAAAGGGTGCAGATTTAATAGTGGCTGTTGGCACTCATTCCAGTATGATCGATTTTTTAGAAAAAGGAAGGAAAGGAATGTCCAGCACATTTCTCGTAAGATTGAAGATTGGATCGAAGCTTATTGATGCTAAAGGGGTTAATAAACTATACAGAGAAAATTTTAGGCTTTCATATGTTTTTAGTATTATATTTGCTGCAATGGTTCCACTTAGTGTAATAGCTTATTTTTCACCACCTATGCAACAGCTTTTAAAACTTTTGCAGCTGAGGATAAGGCTTTTAATAGGATTTTAG
- a CDS encoding copper transporter, with protein sequence MNVNIRYYVLTIAAIFMALGIGIFIGFMLDGQKVFSEQQETIINQLEQKFKDIQTENSNLKDNVQSLNKQLDYMNQYGKIVFPELVKGRLNGVKVAIIETNNDFIYPGLRNALMKAGATISSVTIFKDDLNNLDQSEKDDLITNLSKYGNVDSNHLIESLSEKLTEVLVTGQDGELITYLKDKGYIDFTGTPGNTDFIVLAGGSNLKNNNLNIVDIPIIKQSKILNVPIVGVEQSDVKYSYMDAYRKQHLSTVDNIDTIIGQTSLIMVMQGKDGNYGIKTGDTSIMPDSFIEYQQNQNQNKTNSNEVK encoded by the coding sequence ATGAACGTAAATATTAGATATTATGTGTTGACGATAGCAGCAATTTTTATGGCATTGGGTATCGGCATATTTATAGGCTTCATGCTGGACGGACAAAAAGTTTTTTCTGAACAGCAGGAAACGATCATAAATCAGTTAGAGCAAAAATTTAAAGATATCCAAACTGAAAATTCCAATTTAAAGGACAATGTACAAAGTTTGAATAAGCAACTTGACTATATGAACCAATACGGGAAAATTGTCTTTCCTGAGCTTGTAAAAGGACGCTTAAATGGTGTAAAAGTTGCAATAATTGAAACAAACAATGATTTTATCTATCCAGGCTTAAGGAATGCTTTGATGAAGGCAGGTGCAACAATATCATCTGTTACAATATTTAAAGATGATTTGAATAATTTAGATCAGTCTGAGAAAGATGATTTAATAACGAATTTGTCTAAATACGGCAATGTTGATAGCAATCATCTTATAGAATCTTTATCTGAAAAGTTAACTGAAGTTCTTGTTACCGGACAAGATGGAGAATTGATAACTTATTTAAAAGATAAAGGTTACATCGACTTTACTGGTACACCTGGAAATACAGATTTTATTGTTTTGGCAGGTGGCAGCAATCTTAAAAATAACAATTTAAATATAGTAGATATTCCAATAATAAAGCAATCGAAAATCTTAAATGTGCCGATTGTTGGGGTCGAGCAAAGCGATGTGAAATATTCTTACATGGATGCGTACAGAAAACAACACTTGTCAACTGTTGATAACATAGATACGATTATAGGACAAACTTCTTTGATAATGGTGATGCAAGGCAAAGATGGTAATTATGGGATAAAAACTGGAGATACATCGATTATGCCCGATTCTTTTATAGAATATCAACAGAATCAAAATCAAAATAAGACAAATTCAAACGAGGTGAAATGA
- a CDS encoding glycosyltransferase family 2 protein — protein MAVSVLIPAYNEGKRIVDTIKGMENIEEIDEIIVINDGSTDDTADKAKKAGAKLVNLKNNSGKGRALKEGLKYVKNDVIAFIDADVGLTSREVIKLISPVLNGDADVTVARFPKVNVKSGFGFVKRLAKYGVKLLTGHDFDSTLSGQRVFKKEVLDNIKKFYGGYGIEVGMTIDIFNLGYKIKEVDVDMTHSVTLRDIKGFIHRGRQFLDILKVLLIKAIFKDR, from the coding sequence ATGGCTGTAAGTGTTTTAATACCGGCATACAATGAGGGCAAGAGAATCGTTGATACAATAAAAGGTATGGAGAATATAGAAGAAATTGATGAGATCATTGTTATAAATGATGGTTCTACAGACGATACAGCAGATAAAGCTAAAAAAGCAGGAGCAAAATTGGTGAACTTAAAAAATAATTCTGGTAAAGGAAGAGCTTTAAAAGAAGGATTAAAGTACGTTAAAAATGATGTTATCGCTTTTATTGACGCAGATGTTGGTTTAACTTCTCGAGAGGTAATCAAATTAATAAGTCCTGTTTTAAATGGCGATGCGGATGTTACTGTAGCCAGATTTCCTAAAGTCAATGTTAAATCAGGGTTTGGATTTGTAAAGAGATTAGCAAAATACGGTGTAAAACTGCTTACTGGTCATGATTTTGATTCTACACTCTCTGGCCAAAGAGTTTTTAAAAAAGAAGTGCTTGACAACATAAAAAAATTTTATGGTGGTTATGGCATAGAAGTCGGTATGACAATCGACATATTTAATTTAGGATATAAGATTAAAGAAGTAGATGTTGATATGACGCATTCCGTTACATTAAGAGATATTAAAGGTTTTATTCACAGAGGCAGACAATTTCTCGATATACTTAAGGTTTTATTAATAAAAGCGATATTTAAGGACCGGTGA
- a CDS encoding UDP-N-acetylmuramyl pentapeptide phosphotransferase, whose protein sequence is MSLLIIFIISFLLMIVIQKFIIQILDKDVCLKPNYKNVLIPVCGGIAFVPTIFVATIISKFVGLSDEMTPIFLVSIILMSYVGLIDDLLGDRSVTGLKGHIKSLLNMKLTTGGLKAVIGVIVSFYISINISNRLADIIVNTILISLFTNFLNLLDLRPGRACKAFFFISIIFLLAGTGNFLILLIVLGAAIAFMPLDLKAKIMLGDTGSNILGLTLGISSVLLFNFNIKLIILGFLILIHIITEKYSLSKIIERNKFLNYLDMIGRGRD, encoded by the coding sequence GTGTCATTATTAATAATTTTTATCATATCTTTTTTACTAATGATAGTAATTCAAAAATTTATAATTCAGATATTAGACAAAGATGTGTGTTTAAAGCCTAATTATAAAAATGTTTTGATTCCAGTATGTGGCGGAATAGCTTTTGTTCCAACTATATTTGTTGCAACGATTATCTCAAAGTTTGTTGGGCTTTCTGATGAAATGACACCGATTTTTTTAGTTTCTATTATATTGATGTCTTATGTAGGTTTAATCGATGATTTATTAGGAGACAGGAGTGTGACAGGATTAAAAGGTCATATTAAATCGCTTTTGAACATGAAATTGACAACAGGAGGTTTAAAAGCAGTAATAGGTGTTATAGTATCATTTTATATAAGCATAAATATCAGCAACAGATTAGCTGATATAATAGTTAACACAATATTGATATCTTTATTTACTAATTTTTTGAATTTACTTGATTTAAGGCCTGGAAGAGCTTGTAAAGCGTTCTTTTTTATATCCATAATTTTCTTATTAGCAGGCACCGGAAACTTTTTGATTTTACTGATTGTTCTGGGAGCTGCGATTGCCTTTATGCCGCTGGATTTAAAAGCAAAAATTATGTTGGGTGATACTGGCTCTAATATTCTTGGTCTTACATTAGGGATATCAAGTGTTTTATTGTTTAATTTCAATATAAAGTTAATTATTTTAGGATTTTTAATTTTAATTCATATTATTACTGAAAAATATTCATTGTCTAAAATAATAGAAAGGAATAAGTTTTTGAATTATTTAGACATGATTGGCAGAGGACGTGATTAG
- a CDS encoding DUF3866 family protein, which produces MISIKKGIVKKIISEKADICFVEVDVEGIVSKAVNYNKITGIINVDDVVYVNQTARNLQLGTGGYDFVVLNTRYDTFEYKNIGHIMKMRYAPMQINVLSVEEQDSPYHDVFNDFKGLEGMPVIVAELHSMLAPTAIVLKKLRPSAKISYIMTDSACLPIYFSNTVHYLKENNFIDTTITIGHAFGGDFEAVNIYSALICAKEVAKSDVTIVAMGPGIVGTGTKYGFSGIDQAAIIDAINKINGNPILIPRISFNDSRERHNGISHHTVTVVELVNSTCTIVVPKLKHEKQLIIKKQLENNAFDKMNKRFIDIEKYRELLHNVKDIKFTTMGRGLDEESEFFDACIAAAVYCSDLLMVD; this is translated from the coding sequence GTGATTTCAATTAAAAAAGGGATTGTAAAAAAGATTATATCAGAAAAGGCTGATATATGCTTTGTAGAGGTTGATGTAGAAGGAATTGTTTCAAAGGCGGTAAATTATAATAAAATTACAGGCATAATAAATGTTGATGATGTGGTTTATGTAAATCAAACGGCTAGAAATCTACAATTGGGTACTGGCGGGTATGACTTTGTCGTATTGAATACAAGATATGATACGTTTGAATATAAAAACATAGGGCATATAATGAAAATGCGCTATGCTCCAATGCAGATTAATGTGCTTTCGGTAGAAGAACAAGATAGTCCATACCATGATGTTTTTAATGACTTTAAAGGATTAGAGGGTATGCCTGTAATAGTAGCTGAACTCCACAGCATGTTGGCTCCTACTGCAATAGTACTGAAGAAACTAAGACCGTCGGCTAAAATATCATATATAATGACTGATTCTGCTTGCCTGCCTATATATTTCAGCAATACTGTCCATTATTTAAAAGAAAATAATTTTATCGATACCACAATTACTATTGGCCATGCTTTTGGAGGAGATTTTGAGGCTGTTAATATTTATTCGGCATTAATATGTGCAAAGGAAGTAGCCAAAAGCGACGTTACAATTGTGGCTATGGGGCCAGGCATAGTTGGGACAGGAACAAAATATGGATTTTCAGGCATTGATCAAGCCGCGATTATAGATGCGATTAATAAGATAAATGGCAATCCTATATTGATACCCAGGATTAGTTTTAATGATTCAAGAGAAAGGCACAACGGCATAAGTCATCATACTGTCACAGTAGTAGAACTTGTAAATAGCACATGTACTATTGTAGTCCCAAAACTGAAACATGAAAAACAGCTTATAATAAAAAAACAATTAGAAAATAATGCGTTTGACAAAATGAATAAACGCTTTATTGATATTGAAAAATATAGAGAGTTGTTGCACAATGTAAAAGATATTAAATTCACTACTATGGGAAGAGGACTTGATGAAGAAAGCGAGTTTTTCGATGCTTGTATTGCTGCAGCAGTTTATTGTTCGGATCTATTAATGGTTGATTAA
- a CDS encoding NUDIX hydrolase, translated as MELTEVTKNSNIIFSGKIINLRVDDVVLPNGKITTREIVEHNGGVSILAINKSGKIIMVEQYRKPAEKMLLEIPAGKLNIGEEPIECAKRELMEETGYIAKELKHLFSFYPSPGFSTEILHLFLANDLEKGVSNTDPDEFLNVHEYTVDEIKGIMQKGLIEDAKTLIALLYYIK; from the coding sequence ATGGAGTTAACTGAAGTAACGAAGAATTCAAATATTATATTTTCGGGTAAAATAATAAACTTAAGAGTAGATGATGTTGTTTTGCCAAACGGAAAGATAACAACAAGAGAAATTGTTGAACACAATGGTGGTGTTTCGATATTAGCGATAAACAAAAGCGGTAAAATAATCATGGTGGAGCAATACAGAAAACCTGCAGAGAAGATGTTGTTGGAGATACCTGCTGGAAAATTAAATATTGGAGAAGAACCTATAGAATGTGCAAAAAGAGAGCTAATGGAGGAAACAGGGTATATAGCGAAAGAGCTTAAACACTTGTTTTCATTTTATCCATCGCCTGGCTTTTCCACAGAAATTTTGCATCTATTTTTGGCGAATGATTTAGAAAAGGGTGTATCAAATACAGATCCAGATGAATTTTTGAACGTCCATGAGTATACAGTCGATGAGATAAAAGGTATAATGCAAAAAGGCTTGATTGAAGATGCAAAAACACTTATTGCGTTATTGTATTATATAAAGTGA
- a CDS encoding endonuclease Q family protein yields MYYNADLHVHIGRTKNGRPVKITASPNLTIENILNKCIEKGIDIVGIVDCAAPEILDEIEQLLETECELYEELGGGGILFKQKVSLLLVSEIEVGGELRGSPHLLCFLKDIKSMRKFSKVLSKHINNLNLSTQRCNLNSVEILKIIKDLGGFVVPAHIFTPYKSYYGNTTDRLNHIFNEYFEEIDAVELGLSSDTFLADMISELKGKTFLSNSDAHSLQKIGREFNVFDLPKPDFLSLKAALQSMKGVIRNYGLNPALGKYHRTFCLDCNKVANVDPPAYKCTYCNSKNIVFGVLDRIYEIKDQEMLHPPFRPEYVYQIPLEFLPGIGPKTIKKLTREVGSEIYVTHEAPFEELKNAVGEKIAKNIIDARYGNLKIETGGGGIYGKII; encoded by the coding sequence ATGTACTATAATGCAGATTTACACGTTCACATAGGAAGGACTAAAAATGGTAGACCTGTTAAGATCACCGCTTCACCAAACCTAACGATTGAAAATATATTAAATAAATGCATTGAGAAAGGCATAGATATCGTTGGAATTGTTGATTGTGCCGCTCCAGAAATTTTAGATGAAATAGAGCAACTGCTTGAAACTGAATGTGAATTGTATGAAGAACTTGGGGGTGGCGGGATTTTATTTAAGCAAAAGGTATCATTGCTGTTGGTAAGTGAAATAGAGGTTGGTGGTGAATTGCGTGGTTCACCGCATTTGCTGTGTTTTTTGAAAGATATAAAATCAATGAGGAAGTTTTCTAAAGTCTTATCTAAACATATTAATAATTTAAATTTAAGCACACAAAGATGCAATTTAAATAGCGTGGAAATATTAAAAATTATAAAAGACTTAGGCGGATTTGTTGTACCTGCTCACATATTTACGCCATATAAAAGTTATTATGGAAATACGACAGATAGGTTAAATCATATATTTAATGAATATTTTGAAGAAATCGATGCTGTCGAGCTCGGATTAAGCTCTGATACTTTTTTGGCAGATATGATAAGTGAATTGAAAGGTAAAACTTTTTTAAGCAATTCCGATGCTCATTCTCTACAAAAGATTGGCAGAGAATTTAACGTATTTGACTTGCCTAAACCTGATTTTTTAAGCTTAAAAGCTGCATTACAATCCATGAAAGGAGTCATAAGAAATTATGGACTAAATCCTGCATTAGGCAAATATCATAGGACATTCTGTCTTGATTGCAATAAAGTTGCTAACGTAGATCCGCCTGCATATAAATGTACTTATTGCAACAGCAAGAATATAGTATTTGGGGTTTTAGACAGAATATACGAGATAAAAGATCAAGAAATGCTGCACCCACCATTTAGACCAGAATACGTATATCAGATCCCATTGGAATTTTTGCCTGGCATCGGGCCAAAAACAATCAAGAAGCTTACAAGAGAAGTTGGAAGCGAAATATACGTCACACATGAAGCGCCTTTTGAAGAATTAAAAAATGCAGTAGGTGAAAAAATAGCAAAGAATATCATAGATGCAAGATATGGCAATTTAAAAATTGAAACAGGAGGCGGCGGTATCTACGGGAAAATAATTTGA
- the spoIIM gene encoding stage II sporulation protein M — MKYLKEKTSKHIRDNSILYIIILMSFMIGIASGSFTINTLNDVQKENMMKYIKNFYVIISQMKIVPIEIFKQSVLNNFETTFVLWLLGATIIGIPFIFIVIGIRGFLLGFSVGFLINQLKYKGILFTLVAILPQNILVLISLFFISATAVNFSMYILKNRRFNINDLFSQFVTYTLLVYFAFSLMIVSGIFEAYITPKILYFLKNIIQ, encoded by the coding sequence TTGAAATATTTAAAAGAAAAGACATCTAAACACATTAGAGACAATTCGATATTATATATCATTATTTTAATGTCATTTATGATTGGCATAGCATCTGGTTCTTTTACAATAAATACGTTAAATGATGTACAAAAAGAAAATATGATGAAATACATAAAAAATTTTTATGTAATTATTAGTCAGATGAAAATAGTTCCAATTGAAATATTTAAACAATCTGTTTTAAATAATTTTGAAACGACGTTTGTATTGTGGCTTCTTGGAGCAACAATTATCGGAATTCCATTCATATTTATCGTTATTGGCATAAGAGGATTTTTATTAGGTTTTTCAGTTGGCTTTCTGATAAACCAATTGAAATACAAAGGAATTCTTTTTACGTTAGTTGCCATATTGCCTCAGAATATTCTTGTTTTAATTTCATTATTTTTTATTTCGGCAACGGCCGTCAATTTTTCGATGTATATATTAAAAAACCGAAGATTCAATATTAATGATTTATTTTCTCAATTTGTGACATATACTTTGTTGGTTTATTTTGCATTTTCGCTGATGATAGTTAGCGGGATATTTGAAGCATATATTACACCTAAAATACTCTATTTTTTAAAAAATATTATACAATAG
- a CDS encoding site-specific tyrosine recombinase, which yields MESIVQAFIDFLKNDKKLSDNTIESYKRDITQFMEHLKENNIEYYDVNKITIISYLNFLKHKNMSQSTISRHLSSIKSFYQYLFMNKFIDKEPAYTLDAPKIEKKVPLTLSVEQVDKLLSHEFENSEKGLRDKAILEVLYATGLKVSELISLRVKDVNLNYGYIYCKSSKERFIPIGNSASNALQNYISVRRKIDQDEFLFLNLRGEPLTRQGCWKIIKEYTDIVNPGFDITPSILRKSFAKHMLENGADIRSVQEILGYKSFNQGDLISLISKSKIKEVYKKSHPRA from the coding sequence ATGGAAAGTATTGTACAAGCTTTCATTGATTTTTTAAAAAATGACAAAAAGCTAAGCGATAATACGATTGAATCTTATAAAAGAGATATAACACAGTTTATGGAGCACTTAAAAGAAAACAACATCGAATATTACGATGTTAATAAAATAACAATCATTAGCTATTTAAATTTTTTAAAACATAAAAATATGTCGCAATCCACTATTTCTCGTCACCTATCATCCATAAAATCTTTTTACCAATACTTATTTATGAACAAGTTTATTGATAAAGAACCGGCGTATACTTTAGATGCACCAAAAATAGAGAAAAAAGTTCCTCTAACATTATCAGTAGAACAGGTTGACAAGCTTTTATCTCATGAATTCGAGAATAGTGAAAAAGGATTGAGGGATAAAGCGATATTAGAGGTATTGTATGCAACTGGGCTCAAAGTATCAGAGCTGATATCTCTGCGTGTAAAAGATGTAAATCTCAATTATGGGTATATCTATTGCAAAAGCTCAAAGGAAAGATTTATACCAATTGGAAATTCAGCTTCAAATGCACTTCAAAACTACATTTCTGTAAGGAGAAAAATAGATCAAGATGAATTCCTGTTTTTAAATTTAAGAGGTGAACCGTTAACTCGCCAGGGATGTTGGAAAATCATTAAAGAATATACCGATATAGTAAATCCTGGTTTTGACATAACGCCAAGCATATTGAGAAAATCTTTTGCAAAGCACATGTTGGAAAATGGAGCTGACATAAGAAGTGTACAGGAAATTCTTGGGTACAAATCTTTTAACCAAGGTGATTTGATTTCACTGATTTCAAAGTCAAAAATAAAAGAAGTCTACAAAAAATCGCATCCAAGAGCTTAA